The Mercurialis annua linkage group LG2, ddMerAnnu1.2, whole genome shotgun sequence genome contains a region encoding:
- the LOC130014519 gene encoding early light-induced protein 1, chloroplastic-like — protein MAGVNVLQSAMVASPVLRNSNRTRVSQLLSTSYAPTLRKMVHTTTVRCMAGGENQDLPSAKPKVSTNFSDVLAFSGPAPERINGRLAMVGFVAAIAVELAKGQDLLTQVSDGGITWFVGTSVLLSLASLIPLFKGINAESKSDGVMTSDAELWNGRFAMLGLVALAFTEFVKGGALV, from the exons ATGGCCGGAGTTAACGTTTTGCAATCAGCCATGGTGGCTAGCCCAGTGCTACGTAATTCTAACCGGACTAGAGTTAGCCAACTTTTGTCTACTTCGTATGCACCAACGTTACGTAAAATGGTCCACACCACCACAGTGAGATGCATGGCAGGG GGAGAAAATCAAGATCTGCCCTCAGCAAAGCCAAAG GTGAGCACCAATTTCTCCGATGTGTTGGCATTTAGCGGTCCAGCGCCGGAGAGGATCAACGGGAGGCTAGCCATGGTCGGGTTTGTGGCAGCAATAGCAGTGGAGCTAGCTAAAGGGCAAGACTTGTTAACACAAGTATCCGACGGTGGAATAACTTGGTTTGTAGGAACAAGTGTGCTGCTCTCTCTCGCATCGTTGATCCCATTGTTTAAAGGGATCAATGCGGAATCCAAGTCCGATGGTGTCATGACATCTGATGCTGAGCTCTGGAACGGGCGATTTGCTATGTTAGGGTTGGTCGCATTGGCTTTCACCGAGTTCGTGAAAGGTGGAGCTCTTGTGTAG
- the LOC126670756 gene encoding transmembrane emp24 domain-containing protein p24beta3 — translation MERREVYVVLILLMSLIGRISSLSVTVNDVECVYEYVLYEGDTVSGNFVVVDHDIFWSSDHPGIDLTVTSPADNVVHTVKGTSGDKFEFKAPRSGMYKFCFHNPYSTPETVSFYIHVGHIPNEHDLAKDEHLNPINVKIAELREALESVTAEQKYLKARDARHRRTNESTRKRVIGYTMGEYILLAVVSTLQVVYIRRLFSKSVGYNRV, via the exons ATGGAGAGAAGAGAGGTGTACGTGGTGCTGATTTTATTAATGAGCTTAATTGGTCGCATATCGTCACTTTCCGTGACGGTAAACGACGTCGAATGTGTATACGAATACGTACTTTACGAAGGCGACACCGTTTCAGGAAACTTCGTCGTTGTTGATCACGATATTTTCTGGAGCTCCGATCACCCCGGCATCGATCTCACC GTGACATCTCCTGCGGATAATGTAGTGCACACGGTGAAGGGAACATCTGGGGACAAGTTTGAGTTTAAGGCGCCGAGAAGTGGGATGTATAAATTCTGTTTCCATAATCCGTATTCAACGCCGGAGACTGTTTCTTTCTATATTCATGTGGGTCATATTCCCAACGAACATGATCTTGCTAAAGATG agcATTTGAATCCCATTAATGTTAAAATTGCTGAGCTGAGGGAGGCATTAGAGTCTGTTACGGCTGAGCAAAAGTATTTAAAAGCACGTGATGCACGCCATCGCCGTA CTAATGAGAGTACGAGAAAGCGTGTTATAGGCTACACGATGGGGGAGTATATTCTGCTGGCTGTTGTGAGCACACTGCAGGTCGTATACATTCGCCGCCTTTTCAGCAAATCAGTTGGGTACAACCGGGTCTGA
- the LOC126669164 gene encoding LOW QUALITY PROTEIN: perakine reductase-like (The sequence of the model RefSeq protein was modified relative to this genomic sequence to represent the inferred CDS: deleted 1 base in 1 codon), whose translation MEEKLRIQIPRVKLGSQGLEVSKLGFGCAGLSGIYNAPLLHEDGCTIMKEVFSKGITFFDTSDLYGDNYDNEIMVGKALKNLPREKVELATKFGIKRLKGLQFEVIGTPEYVRQCCEASLKRLDVDYIDLYYQHRVDSSVPIEDTMGELKKLVDEGKIKYIGLSEASVDTIRRAHAVHPITAVQMEYSLWAREIEEDIVPICRELGIGIVAYSPLGRGFFGGKAVVESLPEKSLLFIHPRFTGENLEKNRLIYSRLSNLAAKHACTPAQLALAWLLHQGQDIVPIPGTTKVKNLESNIESLKVKLTEENLKEICDSVPIDEVKGTREYDMFANFVYKLVNTPPN comes from the exons ATGGAAGAGAAGCTACGGATCCAAATCCCGAGAGTGAAACTGGGAAGTCAAGGATTGGAG GTTTCTAAACTGGGATTTGGGTGCGCGGGTCTGTCAGGAATATACAATGCACCACTACTGCATGAAGATGGATGCACAATAATGAAGGAGGTTTTCTCTAAAGGAATCACC TTTTTTGACACATCTGATCTATACGGAGATAATTATGACAATGAAATCATGGTTGGGAAg GCTCTAAAGAACCTTCCTAGAGAAAAAGTTGAGTTAGCTACAAAATTTGGCATTAAAAGGTTAAAGGGATTGCAATTTGAAGTAATCGGCACTCCAGAATATGTAAGGCAATGCTGCGAAGCTAGTCTAAAGCGGCTTGACGTAGATTACATTGATCTGTATTACCAGCATCGTGTGGATAGTTCAGTGCCGATAGAGGATACT ATGGGGGAACTGAAGAAGCTGGTAGATGAGGGAAAAATAAAGTATATTGGATTATCTGAAGCCAGTGTAGATACTATAAGAAGGGCGCATGCTGTTCATCCTATAACCGCAGTACAGATGGAGTACTCGTTATGGGCTCGTGAGATCGAAGAAGACATTGTTCCCATCTGTAG GGAGCTTGGTATTGGCATAGTTGCATATAGCCCATTGGGACGGGGATTCTTCGGTGGGAAGGCAGTGGTGGAGAGTTTGCCTGAGAAGAGTCTATTG TTTATACACCCGAGGTTTACCGGAgaaaatttagagaaaaataGACTGATATATAGCCGCCTTTCCAACCTGGCAGCAAAGCATGCCTGCACACCAGCTCAGTTGGCTCTAGCATGGCTGCTCCACCAGGGACAAGACATTGTACCAATTCCTG GGACTACTAAAGTGAAGAATCTTGAGAGCAACATTGAGTccttaaaagtgaagctaacaGAAGAGAATCTGAAAGAAATTTGTGATTCTGTTCCCATTGATGAAGTAAAGGGAACCAGAGAATATGACATGTTCGCTAACTTTGTATACAAGCTTGTAAATACACCACCCAATTAA
- the LOC126666644 gene encoding stem-specific protein TSJT1, with the protein MLAVFDNTVAKCPEALQSPHSGGSSSSALKDGFLAKHFGSVHPASVTLNLGSAGLIAYSLDKQNPLLPRLFAVVDDIFCLFQGHIENVAVLKQQYGLSKTANEVIIIIEAYRTLRDRGPYPADQVVRDIQGKFAFILYDSVSKATFTASDVDGNVPFFWGADSDNNLVISDDAQILQHACGKSFAPFPKGCFFTTSGGLRSYEHPLNELKAVPRVDSSGQVCGSNFKVDSETKKEGGMPRVGSAYDWSSNY; encoded by the exons ATGCTGGCAGTTTTTGATAATACGGTTGCAAAATGCCCCGAAGCTTTGCAGAGTCCACATTCGGGCGGTTCGTCTTCATCGGCTCTAAAAGATGGATTCTTGGCTAAGCATTTTGGGTCAGTCCACCCTGCTTCTGTCACTCTCAATCTTGGCTCGGCCGGTCTTATTGCTTACTCTCTTGATAAGCAAAACCCTCTTCTCCCTCG ATTATTTGCTGTTGTGGACGACATTTTCTGCTTGTTCCAAGGCCACATTGAGAACGTTGCTGTTCTTAAGCAGCAGTATGGCTTAAGCAAAACTGCAAATGAGGTGATCATTATTATCGAAGCTTACAGAACCCTCAGAGATCGGGGGCCTTATCCTGCTGATCAGGTTGTCAGAGACATCCAAGGGAAATTTGCTTTCATTCTATATGATAGTGTTTCAAAGGCTACATTTACAGCCTCT GATGTTGATGGAAATGTACCCTTCTTCTGGGGAGCCGATTCTGATAACAATCTTGTTATTTCCGATGATGCACAGATTTTGCAACATGCCTGTGGGAAATCATTTGCACCATTCCCCaaag GATGCTTCTTTACAACTTCTGGAGGCTTGAGGAGCTATGAACACCCTCTGAATGAGTTGAAGGCAGTTCCTAGAGTGGACAGTTCCGGTCAGGTTTGTGGTTCAAATTTCAAGGTGGACTCGGAGACTAAGAAGGAAGGAGGCATGCCAAGAGTTGGGAGTGCTTATGACTGGTCTTCCAACTATTAA